The following is a genomic window from Salmo salar chromosome ssa23, Ssal_v3.1, whole genome shotgun sequence.
CAACAGTGCCCCCTGCGGGCCATGCCAGCCTCAGTAGCAGCCCTCTCTCCAGTTCTCTCCGCCACTGTAGGTCCGAGGGGCAGGTAAAGACCTGGGCAAGAGAAGAGCCAGAGAAACAGATTAGTTCTGCCAGTACGCAAGAGTAAAAGAAAGTCTGATACACCTGTAACCAACTAAACTTGCTTTGAAGTTGTGTGTAATATGTGTACCAACCTGCGTACTGGCTGGGCCAGTTTGCTGCGAGGCACAGGGATGCCACCTCCTCCTGCACTGGGCCGGGGCAGGCCGCTGCGTGCTGGGCCCAGGGAGCGTGTGGGGGTGGAGGCTCCAGAACCAGGGGTAGATGTGGCCTTTACAGGCTGCCTCAGGGCCAGGGGAGACGGTGTGGCTGGGGTTCGCAGCTTACTGGGAGAAGGGACTGGAgcggcaggagagagagaggggacaggtcagtacagtacactgtagtATGAAGAGATGGCTTATAGATGACAGTATTATTCCCACAACAGAGGTCTGTGGTCTCAGTGGCCTTCCAAGCAAtgaacaacacaatgatctgagGCACATATGATACAAATACAACGTGTATGAGAAAAATGGAGATCATCACCTAATATGCATTCAGAATCAATCGAATAATCTAATGTGATGGAATTTTGCACTAAAATCACAATAACCATataaaaaaaatcaagaaaaataaAACGACGAATGAAAACGAGGCCTTGTATAAAGTCTATACAAACTGTACAAACTCCCACGATGCTTGTTCATGTGTAGGATGAGGCACACATGCCCTCGAGTGACAGGAAGGGCACCGATAATACCACAACATTAAACACATCACATCATGAGAGCACAATCACAATATATAAAAAGTAGGGAGCATGATCAGTGAATACTCACTGAAATCCCCTTCTTCTCCAAAGCAACAGGAAAGATGGACTAAAAGATGAAGACAGGAGAGATTTGACTTCATTCAGGACAGCAGAAGAAAGTGTAGGATTATGGATGGAAAAAGAACCTTGGGACTAAAAAGTCTCTTCGAGTCTATACTAAAAAGCAGACCACCTAGTTACCAATACAGGTCTATAAGTAAACTAATCCATGGACAACTTCAAGTacactggacaaaaatataaaacgcaacatgcaacgatttcaaagattttactgagttacagttcatataaggaaatcagtccatttaaataaatgaattaggccctaatctatggatttaacatgactgggaaaacagatatacaacatctgttggtcacagataccttgaaaaaataaaaatgtttggggcgtggatcagaaatccagtcagtatctggtgtgaccatttgcctcatgcagcgcgacacatctccttggTATAGagttgattgtggtctgtggaatgttgtcccacaccTCTTGAATGGCTCCGCGAAGCTGCTGGAAAtcggtgggaactggaacacgctgttgtaaccgtcgatccagagcatcccaaacatgctcaatgggtgacatgtctggtgagtatgcaggccatggaagaactgggacattttcagcttccaggaattgtgtacagatccatgATAATggtgtgcattatcatgcttaaacatgaggtgatggcggcggaagaatggcacgacaatgggcctcagtatctcgtcacggtatctctgtgcattcaaattgccatcgataaaatgcgattgtgttcgttgtctgtagcttatgcctgcccatactataaccccaccgccacaggGTACTCTGttcaacgttgacatcagcaaaccgctcgcccacacgatgccatacatgctgtctgccatgtacagttgaaaccgggattcatccgtgaagagcacacttctccagcgtgcattgaaggtgagcatttgcccactgaatttggttacgacgccaaactgcagtcatgtcaagaccctggtgaggatgacgagcacacagatgagctttcctgagacggtttctgacagtttgcgcagaaattatttggttgtgcaaacccacagtttcatcagctgtccgggtggctggtctcagatgatcccgcaggtgaagaagctggatgtggaggtccagggctggcgtggttacgtgtggtctgcggttttgaggccagttggacggactaccaaattctctaaaacgacgttaggGGCGGGTTATggacattaaattatctggcaacagctttggtggatattcctgcagtcagaatgacaattgtacgctccctcaaaacatgagacatctgtggcattgtgtcgtgtgacaaaactgcacattttagagaggccttttagtgtccccagcacaaggtgcacctgtgtaatgatcatgctgtttattcagcttcttgatatgccacacctgtcaggtggatggattatcttggcaaaggagatctgctcactaacagggaggtaaacacatttgtgcacaaaatttgagagaaataagctttttgtgcgtatggaatatttctgggatcttttatatcaactcatgaaacatgggaccaacactttacatgttgtgtttatatttttgttcggtgtaaATGTGAACCTTACGCTTGATCTAGTCATCCAACCAATCAGCAACCACCGCCACAAAGAGGAATGACTGTGTTGTGGCTAACCACATCAGCTGTGCCATCAGATACTGAGATTATTTTAAACATCATCTGAAACAGCCTTGAGGTTTGAGAGCCCGAAGGCATCCCAGAGCCACAGGGTTTCTCAGCAGGTTCTCACCATCACCACTAGGGGGGAGACATGAGTTGTCTGTTCTGCTCAGACCAGACCCAACAGGCCCATCCTACAAGAACACCGGGGAGACACTCAAAAAACCGTTCAGGACCAGACTCCCGACCATCCCAGAAGCTGCCTACCCTGAGGAAGTGACCATCCCACAAAACAATTACTTTCCTTGCAAATCTGGAAACAACTGTACCAAATTTCCTGGCACTTTGTATTGGGTCGAGTGCATGCAGGAACGTCACACAGCCAACCAGTCACGGTAAAAAGCTTTACTTTTGGTAAAGAACGTGGTCATGTGTGTATTACTCAGGATGCGTGTGTATATAGGGGACCCTTTACTCATCACGTGGATGATCCCAGGCACTGGCAGGCTGTTACCTCGGAGGGAAGAAGGGCTTTGGAGGTGCTGTTTGGGTTTCGGGGACAGCAAGGATCGAGCGGGAGTTCCTGTTTGGGAGGAGCGAGGGGGGGTAGAGTAccgggagtggagtggagtggaggagtgCTGGGGTACTGGGGAAAAATGGAGATGACAGTTGGGGAGAAACAGAGTCAATCCTTTCTGTTTTGTTACTGTTAGTAGACCAGGGAGAAGAGGACATGACATAGGGTTGAACCAGGCAGCCAGGAGGGGTTGTGGTAGCCAGTGAGGCCACTGAGTCAGCCAAGCCGGGCTTATAGTCGTTCACAGCCAAAGGTAAAACAGCAGCCTGAAATGCTATGGGGTGCTGCAGTGCAGCCAGACACTCACagtccacagagacagagagagactgacaggggTAAAGTACTTCCAGAGCCGAGCTGGGCCAACACTAGGCCAAACCACTACCAGGGCCTCAGTAGAAAGAGAGGGGTGGGTGAAAGGCAGCGCATGCTCTACTGTCAGATAGAGAGGCAGGGATAGTGGTGTCATACTGCCCACCACAGACAGAAAAAGCCCAGAGAAGTACAGGAGACGACTCAGTGTCAAGAGCAAAACCATACCACAGTGACACAGTACAGGATAGTACAGAACATTACGGACATTCACAAAGTGGTCCTATTCAAGCTCAGGCATGCCCGCTTCACTTACACATAGTTCATTATCAGTGTATTCAAACAGATTAACTGACACAGATTACACATGTCATTTGTCCAGCAGCCGTTTCTCCTTCAGGTGTCTGAGTGGGGATTAGTTATATGGATTAAAATACAACACTACCATCACTGATTCACTGTGGTTTTTTTGTTGTCTCATTCTAGGATTATAGTAAATGGCCACTCCAGTTCCAATTCAGTTGGTGGATATTTCTAAAGAGCATTCAGTGTTTTATTCAGTTCTCTCTACATTCTAAATATAAATCCTCACAATAACCTACTTTTAAATCTCTTGATTCTAATTGATTTGGGTAAAAAGGAGAAGAGCGCACGGAAGGAGAATTTATTAAAACGATCAAACAGAGAGATCCCCAAACCATCAAAGCCAAGACACTAAAAAGCAAGAGGTTTAATAAGGCCGAGCATGAAACACTACTCCTGTCATTACACTGCTGCTGTTGAATATGCTGCAGAAACAATTATTTATCAGTATACAAGACAGAATATGAAAATGAAAGCATGTCTCGGATTGCGATTCCCGAGTGAACATGCGAtagggatagtgtgtgtgtgtgtgtgtgtgcataatacTCActggcagactgactgactgcctggtgtCTGGGTGAGCTTCCGTTTGGCACTTGCAGGTTGGACTCACAGCTCCTGCTGTTCTTGACGGGCTCTGGGCCCTGCTGGGCCACGTTGGAGCGGGTCAGGTTAGGAAGACTACGCCCCAGCTTCTCTACAAACACCACAGCAGAGGAAAACAACTGAAAACAGGACGGAACAGATACCGTACACAACGGTCCTCATTTGAATCAGAAAGGATAGACCATATGAATCCATATAGTTTGTCTTCCACATAACAATGAACTAACCCCAACACAAAACCATTTCCCCTCTCTAGtcactcaaccccccccccccaccttcgtTCTTCACCACGTTGGTCTGCAGGTCTTGGGGGGCGTGGCCCTGCAGGGAGTGACGTGGCGCCTGCAGCCGGCTGATGATTGGCTGCGGGGAGCCCCGGCTGTGGTTGTACTCCAGGGAGCGTGCTGGGGAGCGGGAGCGGGGGGAGTTCCTGGGGGAGGCGCGGGGGGGGAGTGTCTGGGGGAGTGGGAGAAGCGGTTCGAGGGGAGGTGGAAGGCGGGGTGTACAGCCTCCTCATCGTCCTCTAGACTCTGGGCGTCCAGCTCCTGGTCACTGAAGGTGCTGCGTCTCAGAGAGTGGCAGGACGAACCAGAGCTACGCCTGGAAGCTGTGGCAGCATAGTCCTGCCGAagacctggaaacacacacacagggacacggtCAGAACATACAGCGCTAGTACAGCCTGTACAAAGAAAGTCAGTAGAAACACTCAGCATCTGACAGGTGAGTAAAGGGTTTATTGTGGAACATGAGAGACGAGAGAAAACCGCACGCTGCTCTTGCTAGCATCACTGTTCTTTATTAAGCTTCACTCATCGGCCGCCAGGCCTtccgtcagagcttttgtgagcgGTTTTTAATTTTGcacacatatgtagacactgctccaCCCCCATCCGTTCCGTGCATCGAATGGGGTTGGAGTCAAGGACAAATAAACACCTGTTACCAAATAGAACAATGTGTGTACATAAAACTTCATTAAACACTTCTggaaaaccacaatgaggacatcgacCTATCAAGTAGgttttcataaatcattgggtACAGTGCAGGTAGGCTGCAGCGATTAACGACAAGGCATTACTTCAGGTTCACATTTACAACATAAcatgcatttcatcattaagacctttTGGGATAACTATCTGGAGGGTAAAAATCctaaaacattctcttttgcccAGAGTATTGTTTATAgctttctctatgccacaaaatctaaaaATATTGAGTTTTTGGCCGTTAaaataatccctgtcgtttctcctaATTGAACTGGTAATAGTGGACAAACGGACAGAGTTAGAAGATGGTACGTACTCTCCTCCTGCATGCGAGCCAGGATCTGTACATCAGTGACGTCGTTGAGTTTGTACGTGGTGGAGGATCCCACAGAGTCCTCGTCCATCTCCGAGGTGCTCAGCTCACTGTCTATTGAAGACTGAGGGCTGACCGGTGGggcgttcctctctctctctactgagccACCACGCTGCTGCTGGTGAGCTGCTGGGacacacacatttatattatTCATACTTAATGAACAtaaagggatagaggagagagttaAAGACCGGCATATAAAGCCTGTGTACAGTACCCTGGTGGAGAGGGGGCATCAGCTGCTGTCTGACGATGGGCACCCTGCTGGGGGTGGAGGAAGGGGAGTTGAAGCCGCTGCTGTAGGGGCTGTTCACTGTGTTTGTGCTGTATGGGCTTCCGTAGTTCACCTGGGGACTATAGGGACTTCCATACAGGCTCCTCCGCTTGTTTGCTGTGAAGAATGAAGAGAATTGCTATGAACATGTTGTGCTGATATGGTCCCTTTACCCAGACAGTGggtgaagaaattcagcttggcccctaagaccctcacaaacttctacagatgcaccattgagagctctCCAGAGGGAGGTGCGGTCAGCCGAACGCTGCCAGCCCTTCAGGACAtttacagcacccggtgtcacaagaagatcatcaaggacctcagccaaccGAGCCAcgccctgttcaccctgctactaTATGGAAGGagaagacagtacaggtgcatcaaagctgggaccgaaagaaGCTGTTTGTCAAGAAGCTGTTtgatctccaggccatcagactgttaaacagtcaccactagccggcctccgcccagtaccctgccctgaaccttagacactgttactagctggctaccacccagtactttaccctgcaccttagaaacTGCTTCCTTATGTACATAGTCGttaaacactggtcactttaataaatgtttacatactgttttacccactttatatgtatatactgtattctagtcatggctcatcctatttaactactactgtacacaccttttctaggactctgacattgctagtTCTGAGATTTCTTCATTTCTTTTAACTTTCTGgatgatgtgtgtattgttttgtgtttctaggtattactgcactgttggagctagaaacatgagcatttcgctgcacctgcgataacatcttcAAATCTGTGTAAGCTTCCCAAAAAACTGTGATTTGATAGCCTATAACTACATCACATAAGGGATTGTTGTACAGCCAGCAATCTAAACCGTAATGACCAATTAAATCAGTGAGATAATATCTTACATGGGAAATCATTGCAGGCATTACCGGTTGCCTCCTTCGAGGGAGTAGTTTAATCACAGTGAGtgtggttacatgcacacaatgcgACTAGTGTGAATAGTccgattaatataatagtttgattaaaaCACTTACATACTTTGCCAAAAtaacgatttccctaataatcctgtttacatggacacatctgaaatcaggctacctgacggCACTCTGATAACAATGCAGAAAATCGCCActcaaaataaacgttctaccactGATGTGGTAAACGTTCTACCAtttaaggtgtttacatgtcctaataattcaaaagattgctcagaaagcCAGGTCTTTTAATCGCCGTATGCTTACTTCGATTTTGACCGTACGCCGATTAAGATAAGTATGGTGTTTACATGGCTATTGCATAATCTGCCTACTGACATAATCAGTTGAATATCGAATTGTTATTGGGAATGCAAGCGTACTCAATGTGAGCCAGCTGACATACGCAAGCTGCATTATACCAACCACTGACACAAACACTAAtgtgcacacagtcacacaccgtCTCTcggagtcctctcctctccagtgtgtTGGCACTGGTGCACATTCTAGAGTCACTTAAATCGTATGGCAGTCGTAGGCGTCTTTATCATGGACTGAAGAAAGAGTTAACAATGCGGCCCATTCactcagtagtacagtcagagcAGCACAATGCAGCACTGTGATACCCAGCTATCCACAGAGACTCCATACAgcctgccagtcagtcagtcagttagttagttagtcccaGGTAGGCAGTCTAACCATGGAGCCTGCCTCAGCTCAGCCATTAGACCAGGCCTGGCTGCTCTGCCAGGGATACGACTCACTGGCCAATGGCCATCAGTGTTGACTGCTATACTGCAGTCCCGCTTGGGACAGCTCTGCCCGCAGTGCTGCATACACTCCAATCTCCAGGGTCACTTGTTtgctc
Proteins encoded in this region:
- the LOC106584103 gene encoding LOW QUALITY PROTEIN: SLAIN motif-containing protein 2-like (The sequence of the model RefSeq protein was modified relative to this genomic sequence to represent the inferred CDS: inserted 1 base in 1 codon), which gives rise to MEDINSNINADLEVRKLQDLVKKLEQQNEQLRSRSTLLSSSGSVSGNHRPLSAGYDSPLSAASAAGLAGFPGVGFGGTGAYGGLLENSRCLSPRLSYDGISFRRAYEGEGASAATSFTGINSYFTDAGETLGFMDEGENSILDEVDILDLEDMDCLNEDEDSWLYEAKLNSPWQKALSPIVWCRQALDNPSPDMESAKRSLIHRLDLTMSANKRRSLYGSPYSPQVNYGSPYSTNTVNSPYSSGFNSPSSTPSRVPIVRQQLMPPLHQAAHQQQRGGSVERERNAPPVSPQSSIDSELSTSEMDEDSVGSSTTYKLNDVTDVQILARMQEESLRQDYAATASRRSSGSSCHSLRRSTFSDQELDAQSLEDDEEAVHPAFHLPSNRFSHSPRHSXPRASPRNSPRSRSPARSLEYNHSRGSPQPIISRLQAPRHSLQGHAPQDLQTNVVKNEEKLGRSLPNLTRSNVAQQGPEPVKNSRSCESNLQVPNGSSPRHQAVSQSAIPQHSSTPLHSRYSTPPRSSQTGTPARSLLSPKPKQHLQSPSSLRVPSPSKLRTPATPSPLALRQPVKATSTPGSGASTPTRSLGPARSGLPRPSAGGGGIPVPRSKLAQPVRRSLPAPRTYSGGENWREGCY